A genome region from Manis pentadactyla isolate mManPen7 chromosome 5, mManPen7.hap1, whole genome shotgun sequence includes the following:
- the PABPC1L gene encoding polyadenylate-binding protein 1-like isoform X6: MNASGPGYPLASLYVGDLHPDVTEAMLFDKFSPAGPILSIRVCRDVATRRSLGYAYVNFQQPADAERALDTMNFEVIKGQPIRIMWSQRDPGLRKSGVGNIFIKNLEDSIDNKALYDTFSAFGNILSCKVVCDDHGSKGFGFVHFETHEAAQQAISTMNGMLLNDRKVFVDHFKSRRERAAELGARAMEFTNVYVKNFCGDVDEQGLRDLFSQFGKMLSVKVMRDDSGHSRGFGFVNFEKHEEAQKAVMDMNGKEVSGQLLYVGRAQKRVERQNELKRRFEQMKQDRLNRYQGVNLYVKNLDDSIDDEKLRKEFSPYGAITSAKKRRQRP; this comes from the exons ATGAATGCTAGCGGCCCGGGCTACCCGCTCGCCTCTCTCTACGTGGGCGACCTACACCCGGACGTGACCGAGGCCATGCTCTTCGACAAGTTCTCTCCCGCGGGGCCCATCCTGTCCATCCGCGTGTGCCGCGACGTGGCCACCCGCCGCTCGCTGGGCTACGCCTACGTCAACTTCCAGCAGCCCGCTGACG CGGAGCGGGCACTGGATACAATGAACTTTGAGGTGATCAAAGGCCAGCCCATCCGCATCATGTGGTCCCAGAGAGACCCAGGACTTCGCAAGTCAGGTGTGGGCAACATCTTCATCAAGAATCTGGAGGACTCCATTGACAACAAGGCTTTATATGACACCTTCTCTGCCTTTGGGAACATCCTCTCTTGCAAG GTGGTTTGTGATGATCACGGCTCCAAAGGCTTTGGATTTGTCCATTTTGAGACCCATGAGGCCGCACAGCAGGCCATCAGCACCATGAACGGGATGCTGTTGAACGACCGCAAAGT CTTTGTTGACCACTTCAAGTCTCGACGGGAGCGGGCCGCAGAGCTGGGAGCTCGAGCAATGGAGTTCACCAACGTCTACGTGAAGAACTTCTGTGGGGATGTGGATGAGCAGGGCCTGCGGGACCTCTTCTCCCAGTTTG GGAAGATGCTGAGTGTGAAGGTGATGAGAGATGACAGCGGCCACTCCCGGGGCTTTGGCTTTGTCAACTTTGAGAAGCATGAGGAAGCCCAGAAG GCTGTGATGGACATGAATGGGAAGGAGGTGAGCGGACAGCTGCTTTACGTGGGCCGGGCCCAGAAGCGGGTAGAGCGTCAGAATGAACTGAAGCGCAGGTTTGAGCAGATGAAGCAGGACCGGCTGAACCGTTACCAG GGCGTGAACCTGTATGTGAAGAACCTGGATGACTCCATTGATGATGAGAAACTGAGGAAAGAGTTCTCTCCCTATGGAGCGATTACCAGTGCCAAG AAGAGGCGACAAAGGCCGTGA
- the PABPC1L gene encoding polyadenylate-binding protein 1-like isoform X4, which yields MNASGPGYPLASLYVGDLHPDVTEAMLFDKFSPAGPILSIRVCRDVATRRSLGYAYVNFQQPADAERALDTMNFEVIKGQPIRIMWSQRDPGLRKSGVGNIFIKNLEDSIDNKALYDTFSAFGNILSCKVVCDDHGSKGFGFVHFETHEAAQQAISTMNGMLLNDRKVFVDHFKSRRERAAELGARAMEFTNVYVKNFCGDVDEQGLRDLFSQFGARVPQGNWGSLSLLLPGKMLSVKVMRDDSGHSRGFGFVNFEKHEEAQKAVMDMNGKEVSGQLLYVGRAQKRVERQNELKRRFEQMKQDRLNRYQGVNLYVKNLDDSIDDEKLRKEFSPYGAITSAKKRRQRP from the exons ATGAATGCTAGCGGCCCGGGCTACCCGCTCGCCTCTCTCTACGTGGGCGACCTACACCCGGACGTGACCGAGGCCATGCTCTTCGACAAGTTCTCTCCCGCGGGGCCCATCCTGTCCATCCGCGTGTGCCGCGACGTGGCCACCCGCCGCTCGCTGGGCTACGCCTACGTCAACTTCCAGCAGCCCGCTGACG CGGAGCGGGCACTGGATACAATGAACTTTGAGGTGATCAAAGGCCAGCCCATCCGCATCATGTGGTCCCAGAGAGACCCAGGACTTCGCAAGTCAGGTGTGGGCAACATCTTCATCAAGAATCTGGAGGACTCCATTGACAACAAGGCTTTATATGACACCTTCTCTGCCTTTGGGAACATCCTCTCTTGCAAG GTGGTTTGTGATGATCACGGCTCCAAAGGCTTTGGATTTGTCCATTTTGAGACCCATGAGGCCGCACAGCAGGCCATCAGCACCATGAACGGGATGCTGTTGAACGACCGCAAAGT CTTTGTTGACCACTTCAAGTCTCGACGGGAGCGGGCCGCAGAGCTGGGAGCTCGAGCAATGGAGTTCACCAACGTCTACGTGAAGAACTTCTGTGGGGATGTGGATGAGCAGGGCCTGCGGGACCTCTTCTCCCAGTTTGGTGCGCGTGTTCCCCAGGGGAACTGGGGATCACTTTCTCTTCTActgccag GGAAGATGCTGAGTGTGAAGGTGATGAGAGATGACAGCGGCCACTCCCGGGGCTTTGGCTTTGTCAACTTTGAGAAGCATGAGGAAGCCCAGAAG GCTGTGATGGACATGAATGGGAAGGAGGTGAGCGGACAGCTGCTTTACGTGGGCCGGGCCCAGAAGCGGGTAGAGCGTCAGAATGAACTGAAGCGCAGGTTTGAGCAGATGAAGCAGGACCGGCTGAACCGTTACCAG GGCGTGAACCTGTATGTGAAGAACCTGGATGACTCCATTGATGATGAGAAACTGAGGAAAGAGTTCTCTCCCTATGGAGCGATTACCAGTGCCAAG AAGAGGCGACAAAGGCCGTGA
- the PABPC1L gene encoding polyadenylate-binding protein 1-like isoform X5, producing MNASGPGYPLASLYVGDLHPDVTEAMLFDKFSPAGPILSIRVCRDVATRRSLGYAYVNFQQPADAERALDTMNFEVIKGQPIRIMWSQRDPGLRKSGVGNIFIKNLEDSIDNKALYDTFSAFGNILSCKVVCDDHGSKGFGFVHFETHEAAQQAISTMNGMLLNDRKVFVDHFKSRRERAAELGARAMEFTNVYVKNFCGDVDEQGLRDLFSQFGARVPQGNWGSLSLLLPGKMLSVKVMRDDSGHSRGFGFVNFEKHEEAQKAVMDMNGKEVSGQLLYVGRAQKRVERQNELKRRFEQMKQDRLNRYQGVNLYVKNLDDSIDDEKLRKEFSPYGAITSAKRRQRP from the exons ATGAATGCTAGCGGCCCGGGCTACCCGCTCGCCTCTCTCTACGTGGGCGACCTACACCCGGACGTGACCGAGGCCATGCTCTTCGACAAGTTCTCTCCCGCGGGGCCCATCCTGTCCATCCGCGTGTGCCGCGACGTGGCCACCCGCCGCTCGCTGGGCTACGCCTACGTCAACTTCCAGCAGCCCGCTGACG CGGAGCGGGCACTGGATACAATGAACTTTGAGGTGATCAAAGGCCAGCCCATCCGCATCATGTGGTCCCAGAGAGACCCAGGACTTCGCAAGTCAGGTGTGGGCAACATCTTCATCAAGAATCTGGAGGACTCCATTGACAACAAGGCTTTATATGACACCTTCTCTGCCTTTGGGAACATCCTCTCTTGCAAG GTGGTTTGTGATGATCACGGCTCCAAAGGCTTTGGATTTGTCCATTTTGAGACCCATGAGGCCGCACAGCAGGCCATCAGCACCATGAACGGGATGCTGTTGAACGACCGCAAAGT CTTTGTTGACCACTTCAAGTCTCGACGGGAGCGGGCCGCAGAGCTGGGAGCTCGAGCAATGGAGTTCACCAACGTCTACGTGAAGAACTTCTGTGGGGATGTGGATGAGCAGGGCCTGCGGGACCTCTTCTCCCAGTTTGGTGCGCGTGTTCCCCAGGGGAACTGGGGATCACTTTCTCTTCTActgccag GGAAGATGCTGAGTGTGAAGGTGATGAGAGATGACAGCGGCCACTCCCGGGGCTTTGGCTTTGTCAACTTTGAGAAGCATGAGGAAGCCCAGAAG GCTGTGATGGACATGAATGGGAAGGAGGTGAGCGGACAGCTGCTTTACGTGGGCCGGGCCCAGAAGCGGGTAGAGCGTCAGAATGAACTGAAGCGCAGGTTTGAGCAGATGAAGCAGGACCGGCTGAACCGTTACCAG GGCGTGAACCTGTATGTGAAGAACCTGGATGACTCCATTGATGATGAGAAACTGAGGAAAGAGTTCTCTCCCTATGGAGCGATTACCAGTGCCAAG AGGCGACAAAGGCCGTGA
- the PABPC1L gene encoding polyadenylate-binding protein 1-like isoform X7: MNASGPGYPLASLYVGDLHPDVTEAMLFDKFSPAGPILSIRVCRDVATRRSLGYAYVNFQQPADAERALDTMNFEVIKGQPIRIMWSQRDPGLRKSGVGNIFIKNLEDSIDNKALYDTFSAFGNILSCKVVCDDHGSKGFGFVHFETHEAAQQAISTMNGMLLNDRKVFVDHFKSRRERAAELGARAMEFTNVYVKNFCGDVDEQGLRDLFSQFGARVPQGNWGSLSLLLPGKMLSVKVMRDDSGHSRGFGFVNFEKHEEAQKEVSSSVLTCF, translated from the exons ATGAATGCTAGCGGCCCGGGCTACCCGCTCGCCTCTCTCTACGTGGGCGACCTACACCCGGACGTGACCGAGGCCATGCTCTTCGACAAGTTCTCTCCCGCGGGGCCCATCCTGTCCATCCGCGTGTGCCGCGACGTGGCCACCCGCCGCTCGCTGGGCTACGCCTACGTCAACTTCCAGCAGCCCGCTGACG CGGAGCGGGCACTGGATACAATGAACTTTGAGGTGATCAAAGGCCAGCCCATCCGCATCATGTGGTCCCAGAGAGACCCAGGACTTCGCAAGTCAGGTGTGGGCAACATCTTCATCAAGAATCTGGAGGACTCCATTGACAACAAGGCTTTATATGACACCTTCTCTGCCTTTGGGAACATCCTCTCTTGCAAG GTGGTTTGTGATGATCACGGCTCCAAAGGCTTTGGATTTGTCCATTTTGAGACCCATGAGGCCGCACAGCAGGCCATCAGCACCATGAACGGGATGCTGTTGAACGACCGCAAAGT CTTTGTTGACCACTTCAAGTCTCGACGGGAGCGGGCCGCAGAGCTGGGAGCTCGAGCAATGGAGTTCACCAACGTCTACGTGAAGAACTTCTGTGGGGATGTGGATGAGCAGGGCCTGCGGGACCTCTTCTCCCAGTTTGGTGCGCGTGTTCCCCAGGGGAACTGGGGATCACTTTCTCTTCTActgccag GGAAGATGCTGAGTGTGAAGGTGATGAGAGATGACAGCGGCCACTCCCGGGGCTTTGGCTTTGTCAACTTTGAGAAGCATGAGGAAGCCCAGAAG gaagtctcctCTTCTGTGCTCACATGCTTCTGA